From a single Asticcacaulis sp. MM231 genomic region:
- a CDS encoding pirin-like C-terminal cupin domain-containing protein — MKAQAGSAIDAPLSAEERAIYACDGALEIDGHRLEQYEMAVLTPGASVQIKALDEAHFVIIGGEPLTERHIYWNFVSSRPERIEQAKADWQSQDGIAFPKVPGDDQEFIPLPE, encoded by the coding sequence ATAAAAGCGCAGGCTGGCAGCGCGATCGACGCGCCGCTGAGCGCAGAAGAACGCGCCATCTATGCCTGTGACGGTGCGCTCGAAATCGACGGGCATCGGCTGGAGCAATATGAAATGGCCGTGCTGACGCCCGGCGCCAGCGTGCAGATTAAGGCGCTGGACGAGGCGCACTTCGTCATCATCGGTGGTGAGCCTCTGACCGAACGCCATATCTACTGGAATTTTGTGTCATCCCGCCCTGAGCGTATCGAGCAGGCCAAGGCAGATTGGCAATCGCAGGACGGCATAGCCTTCCCGAAGGTGCCAGGCGACGATCAGGAATTCATTCCGCTGCCGGAGTAG
- a CDS encoding peptidase M61 — MKTYGFASALALCAALSAGMVAYGAGAQTVAPPDPVIAPPQDIAYPGVLKVTVDATDLDRKIFSIKETVPVSKAGDLVLMLPEWLPGKHSDRSEISKIAGLLVSANGKPLTWVRDQINVTAFHIDVPAGVTAVDVEFQYLAPTTAAAGRAVMTPDMLNLQFNFASLYPAGYYAQRIPVQATVKFPEGWGYATGLETDSKTGDTVVFKTTDYDTLINLPIFSGRYFKTWDLDPEGPAPVRLNVMADSPEQLDVMPGFIDVHKKLVQQAYKLYGAHHYDHYDFLVAASDQIGGIGLEHHRSSENRVEKKYLTEAKVSYSRDLLAHEYTHSWNGKFRRGADLWTPNFQVPMRNSLLWVYEGQTQYWGQVLATRSGLNSKELALQNLAATAANLDNLPGRSWRALQDTTNDPVISARAPQNWRAYQRSEDYYNEGLLIWLDADTLIREKTGGKKSLDNFAKGFFGIQNGDWGEATYTFDDVVKTLNAVYPYDWATFLLTRVDGHGEADKGGAPLDGITRGGYKLVYTETPSDLWKGNETLGKVTNLSYSIGFSVNNKDNTLAGVLWGSPAFKAGLTPGDTLVALNGKTYDSDALKLAITAAKSGKPIELIVKMDETYRVIKIDYTGGLRYPVLQRIEGTPALLDDILAEKK, encoded by the coding sequence ATGAAAACCTATGGTTTTGCGAGCGCGCTAGCGCTTTGCGCCGCCTTGTCGGCTGGCATGGTAGCTTATGGTGCGGGCGCTCAGACCGTGGCGCCGCCGGATCCGGTGATCGCACCCCCGCAGGATATCGCCTATCCGGGGGTCCTAAAGGTGACGGTTGACGCCACCGATCTTGACCGCAAGATTTTCAGTATCAAGGAAACCGTGCCGGTCAGCAAAGCCGGTGATCTGGTCCTGATGCTGCCGGAATGGCTGCCGGGCAAGCACTCTGACCGTTCGGAGATCAGCAAGATCGCCGGCCTTCTGGTGTCCGCCAACGGTAAACCGCTCACCTGGGTGCGTGATCAGATCAATGTGACGGCCTTCCATATCGACGTGCCGGCCGGCGTGACGGCGGTGGACGTCGAATTCCAGTATCTGGCGCCGACCACGGCGGCAGCCGGTCGCGCGGTCATGACGCCCGACATGCTGAACCTTCAGTTCAATTTCGCCAGCCTCTATCCGGCGGGGTATTACGCCCAGCGCATTCCGGTGCAGGCGACGGTTAAATTCCCCGAAGGCTGGGGTTACGCCACGGGGCTTGAGACCGACAGCAAGACGGGTGATACGGTGGTCTTCAAGACGACCGATTATGACACCCTGATCAATTTGCCGATCTTCTCGGGCCGCTATTTCAAGACCTGGGATCTCGATCCGGAGGGGCCTGCGCCAGTGCGCCTCAATGTGATGGCGGATAGTCCAGAGCAACTGGACGTCATGCCGGGCTTTATCGATGTCCACAAGAAGCTGGTTCAGCAGGCCTACAAGCTCTACGGCGCGCATCATTACGACCACTACGATTTCCTTGTGGCGGCTTCGGATCAGATCGGCGGCATCGGTCTTGAGCATCATCGCAGTTCGGAAAACCGCGTCGAAAAGAAGTATCTGACCGAAGCCAAGGTCAGCTACAGCCGCGACCTGCTGGCGCACGAATACACCCACTCGTGGAACGGCAAGTTCCGCCGCGGCGCCGATCTGTGGACGCCGAACTTCCAGGTGCCGATGCGCAACAGCCTGTTGTGGGTCTATGAAGGCCAGACGCAATACTGGGGTCAGGTTCTGGCAACTCGTTCGGGACTGAACAGCAAGGAACTGGCGCTGCAAAACCTGGCGGCGACGGCGGCCAACCTGGATAATCTGCCAGGCCGTTCGTGGCGCGCCTTGCAGGACACTACCAACGATCCGGTGATCTCGGCCCGCGCGCCGCAGAACTGGCGTGCCTATCAGCGTTCGGAAGACTACTACAATGAAGGTCTGCTGATCTGGCTCGATGCCGATACGCTGATCCGCGAGAAGACCGGCGGCAAGAAGTCCCTCGACAATTTCGCCAAGGGCTTCTTCGGCATCCAGAACGGCGACTGGGGCGAGGCGACCTACACGTTCGATGACGTGGTCAAGACGCTGAACGCTGTCTACCCGTATGACTGGGCCACCTTCCTGCTCACGCGCGTTGATGGTCATGGCGAGGCCGATAAGGGCGGTGCGCCGCTCGACGGCATTACGCGTGGCGGTTACAAGCTTGTCTATACCGAGACACCGAGCGATCTTTGGAAGGGGAACGAGACCCTGGGAAAGGTGACCAACCTCAGCTATTCCATCGGTTTCTCGGTCAACAACAAGGACAACACTCTGGCCGGCGTCCTATGGGGCAGCCCCGCCTTCAAGGCCGGTCTGACGCCGGGCGACACGCTCGTGGCGCTCAATGGCAAAACCTATGACAGCGATGCCCTGAAGCTGGCGATCACCGCTGCCAAGTCCGGCAAGCCGATTGAGTTGATCGTCAAGATGGACGAGACCTATCGCGTCATCAAGATTGATTATACAGGTGGCCTGCGTTACCCGGTCCTGCAACGTATTGAAGGCACGCCAGCGCTTCTCGATGATATCCTGGCCGAGAAGAAGTAA
- a CDS encoding 16S rRNA (uracil(1498)-N(3))-methyltransferase, whose translation MIRLYISEPTPAFVAGLSLALNSDQSRYLTSVMRKGVGDEIAIFNGRDGEWTARIAEAGKRHVTLALTEQTQTQGQAQGPVLAVALIKRTPLEYIIEKATELGVGKIQLLITRRSNADHTKLERLKLIAQEAAEQTERLDVPEILPPVKLESFLAKPDVDVILFGDEDSTHEGDRRITRPLLAVLSTLSEKRAAILIGPEGGFDDMERQTLRARDDVYAVNLGPRILRADTAAISALTLYQAALGDWK comes from the coding sequence ATGATCCGTCTCTATATTTCCGAACCGACGCCGGCCTTTGTGGCAGGCTTATCTCTGGCGCTTAACAGCGATCAGAGCCGCTATCTGACCTCCGTCATGCGCAAAGGTGTGGGTGACGAGATTGCTATCTTTAACGGGCGCGACGGTGAGTGGACGGCGCGCATAGCCGAGGCCGGCAAGCGTCATGTGACGCTTGCTCTGACCGAACAGACGCAGACACAGGGCCAGGCGCAGGGGCCGGTTTTGGCGGTGGCGCTGATCAAGCGCACGCCGTTGGAATACATCATCGAGAAGGCGACAGAACTGGGCGTCGGCAAAATTCAACTGTTGATCACCCGCCGCTCCAATGCCGATCACACCAAGCTGGAACGCCTGAAACTGATCGCGCAGGAAGCGGCCGAACAGACTGAGCGGCTCGATGTGCCGGAGATTTTGCCGCCTGTGAAGCTGGAAAGCTTCCTCGCCAAGCCCGATGTCGATGTCATTTTGTTTGGCGACGAAGACAGCACGCACGAGGGCGACAGACGTATCACAAGACCTTTGCTTGCAGTTTTGTCAACATTGAGTGAAAAGCGTGCGGCCATCCTGATCGGCCCCGAAGGCGGATTTGATGATATGGAGCGTCAAACCTTGCGCGCCCGTGACGACGTCTATGCGGTCAATCTGGGACCGCGCATCCTGCGCGCCGATACCGCAGCTATCTCCGCGCTTACGCTCTATCAGGCCGCGCTTGGCGACTGGAAGTAA
- a CDS encoding glycosyltransferase family 4 protein: MILVVTQSFLPDVGGTQQYLTGLADAFAARGHAIEVFCRKTSRSAAKAFDATRSYTIHRYGGIRIIRQLRVAATIARRVRQGDVTVIVADSWKSLELLDRSKLKGVRIVCIAHGNEYLTHSAIKAGRLRRSLAKADVVAANSRFTAGLAHAFAGSVPVEVVLPGIMAPGEAREAVAAAPQGERLLCIARLEPRKGIDQIIRALAELQADYPQVVLDIVGKGEDKDRLIALAEQLGVTGRMHFHGYVSDARKAELIRQARVFVLPNRREHGSVEGFGLVFLEAAAYGVPSIAGKDGGVGDAVIDGETGLIVDGEDVATLTAGLRRLLSDEALRQRMGAQAQTRFWSEFVWHAAVTRFETVLNTGPKTGDET, translated from the coding sequence ATGATTCTTGTTGTTACGCAAAGCTTCCTGCCCGATGTCGGCGGAACACAGCAATACCTGACCGGATTGGCAGACGCCTTCGCGGCGCGCGGCCATGCCATTGAGGTGTTCTGCCGCAAAACCAGCCGTTCCGCGGCAAAGGCATTTGACGCCACGCGCAGCTACACCATTCATCGTTACGGCGGCATCCGAATTATCAGGCAGTTGCGGGTCGCTGCGACGATTGCGCGACGCGTGCGCCAGGGCGATGTTACGGTCATTGTGGCGGACAGTTGGAAAAGTCTCGAACTCCTTGACAGGTCTAAGCTGAAGGGGGTGCGCATTGTTTGTATCGCGCACGGCAATGAGTATCTGACGCATAGTGCCATCAAGGCGGGGCGTTTGCGCCGCAGTTTGGCCAAGGCTGATGTGGTCGCCGCCAATTCTCGCTTTACTGCCGGACTGGCGCATGCGTTTGCCGGTTCTGTGCCGGTGGAGGTGGTTCTGCCGGGCATCATGGCGCCGGGGGAGGCGAGGGAGGCCGTTGCGGCGGCGCCACAAGGTGAGCGTCTGTTGTGTATCGCCAGGCTGGAGCCTCGCAAGGGCATCGACCAGATTATCCGGGCGCTGGCTGAGCTGCAGGCGGATTACCCGCAGGTCGTGCTTGATATTGTTGGCAAGGGCGAGGACAAGGACCGGCTGATTGCTCTGGCGGAGCAGCTTGGCGTAACGGGGCGTATGCATTTCCACGGCTATGTTTCCGATGCCCGCAAGGCCGAACTGATCCGGCAGGCACGCGTGTTCGTGTTGCCGAACCGGCGCGAGCATGGCTCGGTCGAGGGCTTTGGCCTCGTCTTTCTCGAAGCGGCCGCCTATGGCGTCCCGTCGATCGCCGGCAAGGACGGAGGTGTGGGGGACGCTGTGATCGACGGCGAGACCGGCCTGATTGTCGATGGCGAGGATGTCGCCACCTTGACGGCTGGCCTGCGCCGGCTGCTAAGTGATGAGGCCTTGCGGCAGCGTATGGGCGCTCAAGCGCAGACGCGCTTCTGGTCGGAATTTGTATGGCATGCGGCGGTCACGCGATTTGAGACCGTTTTGAACACTGGCCCAAAAACTGGAGATGAAACATGA
- a CDS encoding glutamate--cysteine ligase — protein MQTYQRAGHVAYNSDVEPVRNFSELVGYFESGSKPRDKWRIGAEHEKFAFHLDTLHRPAYEGPDGIEAMLKGMQRFGWKPYEENGKLIALLRDGASVTLEPGGQFELSGAPLETIHDICNETGQHLEEVKAVASELGLGFLGVGFSPLWTREETPVMPKGRYKIMRAYMPKKGNLGLDMMLRTCTVQANLDYESEADMVLKFRVSLALQPIATALFANSPFIEGKPSGFLSARANVWTDTDPDRTGMLDFVFQDGFGFERYAKYALDVPMYFVKRDDYIDVSGQDFKAYMKGELPGLPGQLPTMDDWADHLTTLFPEVRLKKYLEMRGADGGPWSRLCALPALWAGLLYDQTSLEAAWELVKGWTTQDHNTLRAMAAKTGLKGEIAGRPVKDWAMDVLEIAKAGLKRRNRLSGGMVDESGYLGELFEIADSGLTPADRLLEKFNGVWQGNIRKLYEEEAY, from the coding sequence ATGCAGACCTATCAGAGGGCAGGGCACGTGGCTTATAATTCAGATGTAGAACCTGTGCGCAATTTTTCTGAACTGGTCGGTTATTTTGAATCCGGCAGCAAGCCGCGCGACAAGTGGCGCATCGGCGCCGAGCACGAGAAATTTGCCTTCCACCTCGATACCCTGCACCGACCGGCCTATGAAGGCCCCGATGGCATCGAAGCCATGCTCAAGGGCATGCAGCGCTTTGGCTGGAAGCCCTACGAAGAAAATGGCAAGCTGATCGCCTTGCTGCGCGATGGCGCCTCGGTGACCCTGGAGCCGGGTGGTCAGTTCGAGCTTTCCGGTGCGCCGCTGGAAACCATCCACGATATCTGTAATGAGACCGGTCAGCACCTCGAAGAAGTCAAGGCTGTGGCGTCGGAACTGGGGCTCGGATTCCTGGGTGTCGGCTTCTCGCCGCTATGGACGCGCGAGGAAACGCCGGTCATGCCCAAGGGCCGTTACAAGATTATGCGCGCCTACATGCCGAAGAAGGGCAACCTCGGGTTGGATATGATGCTGCGCACGTGCACGGTGCAGGCCAATCTCGACTACGAATCCGAAGCCGATATGGTGCTGAAGTTCCGCGTGTCGCTGGCCTTGCAACCGATCGCCACGGCGCTTTTCGCCAACTCACCGTTTATTGAAGGCAAGCCGAGCGGTTTCCTGTCGGCGCGCGCCAATGTCTGGACCGACACCGATCCGGATCGCACAGGTATGCTGGATTTCGTTTTCCAGGACGGTTTCGGCTTTGAGCGCTATGCCAAATATGCGCTCGATGTGCCGATGTATTTCGTCAAGCGTGACGATTATATCGATGTCTCTGGTCAGGATTTTAAAGCCTATATGAAGGGCGAACTGCCGGGTTTGCCGGGGCAGTTGCCGACCATGGACGACTGGGCCGATCACCTGACGACCCTGTTCCCGGAAGTACGCCTGAAAAAGTACCTCGAAATGCGCGGCGCCGATGGCGGGCCGTGGAGCCGTCTGTGCGCGCTGCCGGCGTTGTGGGCCGGTCTGCTGTATGATCAGACCTCCCTGGAAGCCGCCTGGGAGCTTGTGAAGGGCTGGACGACGCAAGACCATAACACCCTGCGCGCCATGGCAGCCAAAACCGGTCTCAAGGGCGAGATCGCCGGCCGTCCGGTCAAGGATTGGGCCATGGACGTGCTGGAGATCGCTAAGGCCGGCCTCAAGCGCCGCAACCGGCTGTCGGGCGGCATGGTCGATGAAAGCGGTTATCTTGGCGAACTGTTCGAGATTGCCGACAGCGGCCTGACCCCGGCCGATCGTTTATTGGAAAAGTTCAATGGCGTGTGGCAGGGCAATATCCGTAAGCTCTACGAAGAAGAAGCTTATTAA
- a CDS encoding pirin family protein produces the protein MSDTLPDTISLIIPAREKDLGGFKVRRVLPVARRRMVGPWIFFDHMGPADFAPGIGINVRPHPHINLATVTYLFKGNILHRDSLGTRSVIVPGDVNLMVAGKGITHSEREEDSAIAKTRHLDGLQLWLALPEADEEMDAAFFHYDADEIPQTESQGATVRVMMGHAFGLTSPVKTFAQNSLCRDKSAGWQRDRRAAERRRTRHLCL, from the coding sequence ATGAGCGACACCCTTCCCGATACGATCAGCCTCATCATTCCAGCCCGTGAAAAGGATCTCGGTGGCTTCAAGGTGCGTCGTGTCCTGCCGGTAGCCAGGCGCCGTATGGTGGGGCCATGGATTTTCTTTGATCATATGGGACCGGCCGATTTCGCGCCCGGCATCGGCATCAATGTTCGGCCGCATCCGCATATCAATCTTGCCACCGTCACTTATCTGTTCAAGGGCAATATCCTGCATCGAGATTCGCTGGGCACCCGCTCGGTTATTGTGCCGGGCGATGTCAACCTGATGGTGGCCGGTAAGGGTATTACCCATTCTGAACGCGAGGAAGACAGTGCCATCGCCAAAACGCGCCATCTCGACGGGCTGCAACTGTGGCTGGCCCTGCCCGAAGCCGATGAGGAAATGGACGCGGCTTTCTTTCATTATGATGCCGACGAAATCCCGCAGACTGAGAGTCAGGGTGCAACGGTGCGTGTGATGATGGGGCATGCCTTCGGCCTGACCTCGCCGGTCAAGACCTTCGCCCAGAACTCTTTATGTCGAGATAAAAGCGCAGGCTGGCAGCGCGATCGACGCGCCGCTGAGCGCAGAAGAACGCGCCATCTATGCCTGTGA
- a CDS encoding alpha/beta hydrolase, with product MSCKRLITAIACLLAAGAATLPADAQPIRKRLMQRMKEKSAAAQPIDPGQYVAGATRKSAVYGTDADQSMEVYLPSNPDHAPVIVMVHGGGWRVGDKNMTAVVENKIKHWLPKGYIFISIDYRMLPDAGVDVQAQDVAAAIAYIEKQAPSWGGDAAKLILMGHSAGAHLVALMSADPSRVRQAGGHDWAASVVLDSAAYDVAAVMKGKHLDLYDDAFGSDPAYWARLSPRAQLKAEAVPMMLVCALKRSDNSCGQSHNFAEALKGMGQSAPVVELDMKHAEVNAQLGLPGAYTDSVDSFITAHLGTKVIQR from the coding sequence ATGAGCTGTAAACGCCTGATCACCGCCATTGCCTGCCTGCTGGCCGCAGGTGCTGCAACCTTGCCCGCCGACGCCCAGCCCATCCGAAAGCGTCTTATGCAGCGGATGAAAGAAAAATCCGCTGCTGCCCAGCCGATCGATCCGGGGCAGTACGTCGCCGGCGCCACGCGAAAGTCGGCTGTCTACGGGACCGATGCGGATCAATCCATGGAAGTTTATCTGCCATCGAATCCGGACCATGCCCCGGTCATCGTCATGGTACACGGCGGTGGCTGGCGTGTCGGTGACAAGAACATGACCGCCGTGGTCGAAAACAAGATCAAGCACTGGCTGCCCAAGGGCTATATCTTTATCAGTATTGATTACCGCATGTTGCCTGATGCCGGGGTGGATGTGCAGGCGCAGGATGTCGCCGCCGCTATCGCCTACATAGAAAAGCAGGCGCCAAGCTGGGGTGGCGATGCCGCTAAGCTGATCCTGATGGGGCACTCCGCCGGCGCGCATCTGGTGGCGCTCATGTCGGCCGATCCGTCTCGCGTTCGTCAGGCAGGCGGCCATGACTGGGCGGCGAGCGTCGTCTTGGATAGCGCCGCCTATGACGTGGCCGCCGTCATGAAGGGTAAACATCTCGATCTGTACGACGACGCCTTCGGCAGCGATCCCGCCTATTGGGCGCGTCTGTCGCCCCGCGCTCAGCTCAAGGCCGAGGCCGTACCGATGATGCTGGTCTGCGCCTTGAAGCGGTCGGACAATTCCTGCGGCCAGAGCCATAATTTTGCCGAGGCATTGAAGGGGATGGGGCAGTCGGCGCCGGTGGTGGAACTGGATATGAAGCATGCCGAGGTGAACGCACAGCTTGGACTGCCTGGCGCCTACACCGACAGTGTCGACAGCTTTATCACGGCTCATCTTGGCACGAAGGTTATTCAGCGCTAA
- a CDS encoding oligopeptide:H+ symporter — protein MSFIIFAGLLITALTAIPVLMQMRNQPKGLFVCFFAEMWERFSYYGMRALLIYYMTQHFLFDDSRANSQYGSYTTLVYMLPLVGGLVADRWIGTRKAIIFGGLLLVFGHFGMAFEGQPNQQTLSYGGHQYEFVAKGREGERTVRLELDGKLYDYAPTKDGGLEIKDLPANAPIPAVMPKGSYEFGVKKMTPWAETAFFLSISLIVMGVGFLKPNISSLVGQLYKDRDPRRDSGFQLYYFGINMGSFWAAILCGFLGNKYGWWAGFGLAGLGMLTGLVWFVLGRKWLEGKGEAPDPVAVKTKVGGVMSKEWLIYAVGIIFIPVVFLLIQHNDYVRLVLLASFTLIMIYIVFQMVTKFNRVENYRLGLAMVLTLASVVFWSLFEQAGSSLSLFAERNTNLNILSHPIIVGGGGTGGGGLGPIVLASTEQLAGMTNLPAHYFWIEMGITASNTQSFNAGFILIFAPIFAAIFSFLARRKQDPDPVKKFAFGLTCAGLGFLVLVWASPLADGAFKLPLIFLMLTYLIHTLGELAVSPVGLSQQTKLSPVTLVSTMMAVWFLGTSGGQYLAGWIAGMAGTETVGGKVLDASAALQTSLKTFNTIGWTGIGLGIAFFLISFLIKGWAHGASDTDAPVEEGLADK, from the coding sequence ATGAGTTTCATAATTTTCGCCGGGCTGCTGATCACAGCGCTTACGGCTATCCCTGTGCTTATGCAGATGCGCAACCAGCCCAAGGGGCTGTTTGTGTGCTTCTTTGCCGAGATGTGGGAACGCTTTTCCTATTACGGGATGCGGGCGCTGCTGATATATTACATGACGCAGCACTTCCTGTTCGATGATAGCCGCGCCAATTCGCAATACGGCTCCTATACGACGCTGGTCTACATGCTGCCGCTGGTCGGCGGACTGGTAGCCGACCGTTGGATCGGAACTCGCAAGGCCATCATCTTCGGTGGCCTTTTGCTGGTGTTTGGCCACTTCGGTATGGCGTTTGAAGGCCAGCCCAATCAGCAGACCCTGAGTTATGGCGGGCATCAGTATGAGTTCGTCGCCAAGGGCCGCGAAGGTGAGCGCACGGTCCGCCTCGAACTGGACGGCAAGCTTTATGATTATGCCCCGACCAAGGACGGCGGTCTGGAAATCAAGGATCTGCCGGCGAACGCGCCTATTCCCGCCGTCATGCCCAAGGGCTCCTATGAGTTCGGCGTGAAAAAGATGACGCCGTGGGCGGAAACCGCCTTCTTCCTGTCGATCTCTCTGATCGTTATGGGCGTAGGGTTCCTCAAGCCGAATATCTCGTCGCTGGTGGGCCAGCTTTACAAGGACCGCGACCCGCGCCGCGATTCCGGTTTCCAGCTCTATTATTTCGGCATCAATATGGGCTCGTTCTGGGCGGCCATCCTGTGTGGCTTTCTGGGGAACAAGTACGGCTGGTGGGCCGGTTTCGGACTGGCGGGCCTAGGCATGCTTACAGGTCTTGTATGGTTTGTGCTTGGTCGCAAGTGGCTGGAAGGCAAGGGGGAAGCGCCTGATCCGGTGGCGGTGAAAACCAAGGTCGGCGGCGTGATGTCGAAGGAATGGCTGATCTATGCTGTCGGCATCATCTTCATCCCGGTGGTGTTCCTGCTGATCCAGCACAATGACTATGTGCGTCTGGTGCTGCTGGCTTCGTTCACCCTGATCATGATCTACATCGTCTTCCAGATGGTGACGAAGTTTAACCGGGTGGAAAACTACCGCCTTGGCCTGGCCATGGTACTGACCCTGGCTTCGGTGGTGTTCTGGTCGCTGTTCGAGCAGGCGGGGTCGTCCTTGAGCCTGTTCGCCGAGCGCAATACCAACCTCAATATTCTGTCTCATCCGATCATTGTTGGTGGCGGAGGTACTGGAGGTGGTGGACTTGGGCCCATCGTGCTGGCTTCAACCGAGCAATTGGCGGGGATGACCAATCTGCCTGCGCATTACTTCTGGATCGAAATGGGTATCACCGCCTCCAACACCCAGAGCTTCAATGCCGGCTTTATCCTGATTTTCGCGCCGATCTTCGCCGCCATCTTCTCTTTCCTGGCGCGTCGCAAGCAGGACCCGGACCCGGTCAAGAAGTTCGCTTTCGGTCTGACCTGTGCCGGACTTGGTTTCCTTGTGCTGGTGTGGGCCTCGCCTCTGGCCGATGGCGCCTTCAAGCTGCCGCTGATCTTCCTGATGCTGACCTATCTGATCCATACGCTTGGTGAACTGGCTGTGTCGCCAGTGGGGCTTTCGCAACAGACCAAGCTGTCGCCGGTCACCCTGGTTTCGACCATGATGGCGGTGTGGTTCCTGGGGACGTCCGGCGGTCAGTACCTCGCTGGCTGGATCGCGGGTATGGCGGGCACGGAAACCGTCGGTGGAAAGGTTCTGGATGCCAGTGCGGCGCTCCAGACCTCGCTGAAGACTTTCAATACTATCGGCTGGACGGGTATCGGTCTAGGCATCGCCTTCTTCCTGATCTCCTTCCTGATCAAGGGCTGGGCGCATGGGGCCAGCGATACCGATGCGCCGGTCGAGGAAGGCCTGGCGGATAAGTAA
- the tldD gene encoding metalloprotease TldD — translation MADSLDLTAAVADWGDFDIAGAHSILEVALKGADDGEIFIEKRESEALLFDDGRLKSSSYGADQGFGFRVVAGETIGFANSAELSLDAIHRAAEAAVLAKKGKSFDLKMATANPVRSNQSYYKAHDPLAEMAFADKIALLQAMDAYARDSHKGVAQVSASLVCEKRAITILRSDGEIYHDYRPLVRLNVSVSVETNGRRETASSGGGGRISWFDITAPEKWQAQIDEALRQALVNLDAVAAPAGEMDIVLGPGWPGVLLHEAVGHGLEGDFNRKGTSAFSGKMGKPVASKGVTVVDDGTILDARGSLNIDDEGTPTDCTTLIEDGILVGYMHDRLSARQMGAKATGNGRRQSYAHQPLPRMTNTFMRGGNDKLSDMIANTKKGLYAVNFGGGQVDITNGKFVFQCTEAYMIEDGKVTSPVKGASLIGDGPAAMSQIDMIGDDFKFDPGVGTCGKAGQSIPVGIGQPSLRIRGLTVGGTS, via the coding sequence ATGGCCGATTCTCTTGATCTTACCGCTGCTGTTGCCGACTGGGGCGATTTCGATATTGCCGGCGCGCACAGTATTCTCGAAGTGGCGCTCAAAGGTGCTGACGATGGTGAGATATTCATCGAGAAGCGCGAATCCGAGGCGCTGCTGTTCGATGACGGCCGTTTGAAATCGAGTTCCTACGGCGCCGATCAGGGCTTTGGCTTTCGCGTTGTGGCCGGCGAGACCATAGGCTTCGCCAACAGTGCTGAACTGTCGCTCGACGCCATTCATCGCGCCGCCGAAGCCGCCGTGCTGGCCAAGAAGGGCAAGTCGTTCGACCTGAAAATGGCGACCGCCAATCCCGTTCGCTCCAACCAGTCCTACTATAAAGCGCATGACCCCCTGGCCGAAATGGCCTTCGCCGACAAGATCGCTCTGCTTCAGGCGATGGACGCCTATGCCCGCGACAGCCACAAAGGCGTGGCGCAGGTCTCGGCTTCGCTGGTCTGCGAAAAGCGCGCCATAACCATCCTGCGCAGCGACGGCGAGATCTATCATGATTACCGCCCGCTCGTTCGCCTCAATGTCAGCGTGTCGGTCGAGACCAACGGCCGGCGTGAAACAGCCTCTTCCGGCGGCGGCGGACGTATCTCCTGGTTCGACATCACGGCGCCGGAAAAATGGCAGGCGCAGATCGATGAGGCGCTGCGTCAGGCGCTTGTCAATCTTGACGCTGTAGCGGCGCCGGCTGGCGAAATGGACATCGTGCTTGGACCAGGCTGGCCCGGCGTACTGCTGCATGAAGCCGTCGGCCACGGTCTAGAAGGCGACTTCAACCGCAAGGGCACCTCCGCGTTTTCGGGCAAGATGGGCAAGCCGGTCGCGTCGAAGGGCGTCACGGTCGTCGATGATGGCACGATCCTTGATGCGCGCGGCTCGCTCAACATTGACGATGAAGGTACACCGACCGATTGCACGACACTGATCGAGGACGGCATCCTGGTCGGTTACATGCACGATCGCCTGTCCGCCCGTCAGATGGGCGCCAAAGCGACCGGCAACGGCCGCCGTCAATCCTATGCGCACCAGCCACTGCCGCGTATGACCAACACCTTCATGCGCGGAGGTAACGACAAGCTATCCGACATGATCGCCAATACGAAGAAGGGCCTTTATGCCGTCAATTTTGGCGGCGGCCAGGTCGATATCACCAACGGAAAGTTCGTCTTCCAGTGCACCGAAGCCTACATGATAGAGGACGGCAAGGTGACGTCTCCGGTCAAGGGCGCTTCGCTGATCGGTGACGGCCCCGCCGCCATGAGCCAGATCGACATGATCGGTGACGACTTCAAATTCGATCCCGGCGTCGGCACCTGTGGCAAGGCAGGTCAGAGCATCCCTGTGGGCATCGGTCAGCCCTCTCTGCGCATTCGCGGCCTGACGGTTGGCGGCACGTCTTAA